One stretch of Gambusia affinis linkage group LG05, SWU_Gaff_1.0, whole genome shotgun sequence DNA includes these proteins:
- the LOC122831070 gene encoding snake venom serine protease 2A homolog isoform X2, producing the protein MALLKVLLLLGLGVSVNSDVSLQKRIIGGHDCAVTERLYHVRLESSNGTHRSVCGGSLIHPKWILSADSCWKSETRWSNIAMLTFHPRTSKVKIFGIQGETVFHDPEGWRHDLMLLKLKKRVDNVPLAPLPDCINRPKMGDTVQLAGEGATTTGPNNEQLSYSARGTNLQCVDMKVVEASHFLPTYGHVFSASAPNKDGDAGSAVVFNGKIYGVISPGVPRYACESVVSVVDLCEYMDWIKTMIGLK; encoded by the exons atggctctgctgaaggttctgctgctgctggggctgg gtgtttcagtgaactcagatgtttctctgcagaagagaATCATTGGAGGTCATGACTGTGCTGTCACGGAGCGTCTCTATCATGTTCGGTTGGAGAGCTCCAATGGTACTCATAGGAGCGTGTGTGGAGGATCTCTGATCCACCCTAAGTGGATCCTGTCTGCAGATTCCTGCTGGAAGTCGGAGACACGGTG GAGTAATATAGCAATGTTAACATTTCATCCACGGACTTCCAAAGTGAAGATTTTCGGAATCCAAGGGGAAACTGTGTTTCATGATCCCGAAGGTTGGCGTCATGACCTCATGTTGCTGAAGCTTAAAAAACGGGTAGATAATGTCCCACTTGCTCCGCTACCAGATTGCATTAATCGCCCTAAAAT GGGTGATACTGTTCAGCTGGCAGGAGAGGGAGCAACGACAACCGGCCCCAATAATGAGCAAT TATCCTATTCTGCTAGAGGAACAAATCTTCAGTGTGTCGACATGAAAGTTGTTGAGGCTTCCCATTTCCTGCCGACATATGGGCATGtattctctgcttcagcaccGAACAAGGAT GGTGACGCTGGTTCAGCAGTGGTGTTCAACGGCAAGATTTATGGTGTGATTTCTCCAGGTGTACCACGCTATGCATGTGAGAGCGTAGTTTCAGTTGTAGATTTGTGCGAATACATGGACTGGATAAAAACAATGATTggccttaaataa
- the LOC122830864 gene encoding kallikrein 1-related peptidase b27-like, protein MALLKVLLLLGLGVSVNSDVSLQKRIIGGHNCDVTERLYHVRLEGSNGTHKSLCGGSLIHPKWILTAAHCWKSEIGWINIASSKVHPRADRPRISRIYANPVVYAPEGWRHDIILLKLPRIVTDVPLAQLPDCSNRPKMGDTVQLAGEGATTTRPNYERLSNTAAAPHLQCVDMKVVQASHVLQPYGHVFFTAAVNKDVCYGDYGSAVVFNGKIYGVISPGGTNSACQIAVSIVDVCEYMDWIRKSIRYK, encoded by the exons gcGTTTCAGTGAactcagatgtttctctgcagaagagaATCATTGGAGGTCATAACTGTGATGTCACGGAGCGTCTCTATCATGTTCGGCTGGAGGGCTCCAATGGTACTCATAAGAGCCTGTGTGGAGGATCTCTGATCCACCCTAAGTGGATCCTGACTGCAGCTCACTGCTGGAAATCGGAGATAGGGTG GATTAATATAGCATCGTCTAAAGTTCATCCACGGGCTGATAGACCGAGGATTTCCAGAATCTACGCCAATCCTGTGGTTTATGCTCCAGAAGGTTGGCGTCATGACATCATATTGCTGAAGCTTCCAAGAATAGTAACAGATGTCCCACTTGCTCAGCTACCAGACTGCAGTAATCGCCCTAAAAT GGGTGATACTGTTCAGCTGGCAGGAGAGGGAGCAACAACAACCCGCCCCAATTATGAGCGAT TATCCAATACTGCTGCTGCACCACATCTTCAGTGTGTCGACATGAAAGTTGTTCAGGCTTCCCATGTCCTGCAGCCATATGGGCATGTATTCTTTACTGCAGCAGTGAACAAGGATGTATGTTAT GGTGATTACGGCTCAGCAGTGGTGTTCAACGGCAAGATTTATGGTGTGATTTCTCCAGGTGGAACAAACTCTGCATGTCAGATTGCAGTTTCTATCGTGGATGTGTGTGAATACATGGACTGGATAAGAAAATCAATTCGctataaataa
- the LOC122831070 gene encoding snake venom serine protease 2A homolog isoform X1, whose amino-acid sequence MALLKVLLLLGLGVSVNSDVSLQKRIIGGHDCAVTERLYHVRLESSNGTHRSVCGGSLIHPKWILSADSCWKSETRWSNIAMLTFHPRTSKVKIFGIQGETVFHDPEGWRHDLMLLKLKKRVDNVPLAPLPDCINRPKMGDTVQLAGEGATTTGPNNEQLSYSARGTNLQCVDMKVVEASHFLPTYGHVFSASAPNKDVCYGDAGSAVVFNGKIYGVISPGVPRYACESVVSVVDLCEYMDWIKTMIGLK is encoded by the exons atggctctgctgaaggttctgctgctgctggggctgg gtgtttcagtgaactcagatgtttctctgcagaagagaATCATTGGAGGTCATGACTGTGCTGTCACGGAGCGTCTCTATCATGTTCGGTTGGAGAGCTCCAATGGTACTCATAGGAGCGTGTGTGGAGGATCTCTGATCCACCCTAAGTGGATCCTGTCTGCAGATTCCTGCTGGAAGTCGGAGACACGGTG GAGTAATATAGCAATGTTAACATTTCATCCACGGACTTCCAAAGTGAAGATTTTCGGAATCCAAGGGGAAACTGTGTTTCATGATCCCGAAGGTTGGCGTCATGACCTCATGTTGCTGAAGCTTAAAAAACGGGTAGATAATGTCCCACTTGCTCCGCTACCAGATTGCATTAATCGCCCTAAAAT GGGTGATACTGTTCAGCTGGCAGGAGAGGGAGCAACGACAACCGGCCCCAATAATGAGCAAT TATCCTATTCTGCTAGAGGAACAAATCTTCAGTGTGTCGACATGAAAGTTGTTGAGGCTTCCCATTTCCTGCCGACATATGGGCATGtattctctgcttcagcaccGAACAAGGATGTATGTTAT GGTGACGCTGGTTCAGCAGTGGTGTTCAACGGCAAGATTTATGGTGTGATTTCTCCAGGTGTACCACGCTATGCATGTGAGAGCGTAGTTTCAGTTGTAGATTTGTGCGAATACATGGACTGGATAAAAACAATGATTggccttaaataa
- the LOC122831069 gene encoding snake venom serine protease 2A homolog, producing the protein MALLKVLLLLRLGVSVNSDVSLQKRIIGGHNCAVTERLYHVRLESSNGTHKSLCGGSLIHPKWILSADSCWKSETRWSTTAMLTIHPRTSRVRIFGIQEETVFHDPKGWRHDLMLLKLKRRVDNVPLAPLPDCINRPKMGDTVQLAGEGGTTTGPNNEHLSYSARTKNLQCVDMKVVEASHFLPTYGHVFSASAPNKDVCYGDAGSAVVFNGKIYGVISPGVPRYACESVVSVVDLCEYMDWIKTMIGLK; encoded by the exons atggctctgctgaaggttctgctgctgctgcggctgg gtgtttcagtgaactcagatgtttctctgcagaagagaATCATTGGAGGTCATAACTGTGCTGTCACGGAGCGTCTCTATCATGTTCGGTTGGAGAGCTCCAATGGTACTCATAAGAGCCTGTGTGGAGGATCTCTGATCCACCCTAAGTGGATCCTGTCTGCAGATTCCTGCTGGAAGTCGGAGACACGGTG GAGTACTACAGCAATGTTAACAATTCATCCACGGACTTCCAGAGTGAGGATTTTCGGAATCCAAGAGGAAACTGTGTTTCATGATCCCAAAGGTTGGCGTCATGACCTCATGTTGCTGAAGCTTAAAAGACGAGTAGATAATGTCCCACTTGCTCCGCTACCAGATTGCATTAATCGCCCTAAAAT GGGTGATACTGTTCAGCTGGCAGGAGAGGGAGGAACGACAACCGGCCCCAATAATGAGCATT TATCCTATTCTGCTAGAACaaaaaatcttcagtgtgtCGACATGAAAGTTGTTGAGGCTTCCCATTTCCTGCCGACATATGGGCATGtattctctgcttcagcaccGAACAAGGATGTATGTTAT GGTGACGCTGGTTCAGCAGTGGTGTTCAACGGCAAGATTTATGGTGTGATTTCTCCAGGTGTACCACGCTATGCATGTGAGAGCGTAGTTTCAGTTGTAGATTTGTGCGAATACATGGACTGGATAAAAACAATGATTggccttaaataa
- the LOC122831068 gene encoding anionic trypsin-2-like, giving the protein MALLKVLLLLGLGVSVNSDVSLQKRIIGGHNCDDTERLYHVRLEATNGLTKTICGGSLIHPKWILTTANCWKSETGWFNRAVLRIHPRNASPSTYSLSGNPVVYAPEGWRHDIMLLNLSREVTNVPLAPLPDCSNRPKKDDVVQLAGEGTTTTGPNNRHLSNTAAAPHLQCVDMNVVQVKNSLLPYLRVFSASAPNKDACYGDAGSAVVFNGMIYGVISPGLPVYECERPVLIVDVCEYMDWIKTTIGLK; this is encoded by the exons ATGGCTCTGCTGaaagttctgctgctgctggggctgg gtgtttcagtgaactcagatgtttctctgcagaagagaATCATTGGAGGTCATAACTGTGATGACACGGAGCGTCTCTATCATGTTCGGCTGGAGGCCACCAACGGGCTGACAAAAACCATCTGTGGAGGATCTCTGATCCACCCTAAGTGGATCCTGACTACAGCTAACTGCTGGAAGTCGGAGACAGGGTG GTTTAACAGAGCAGTGTTGAGAATTCATCCAAGGAATGCTAGTCCGAGCACTTACAGTCTCTCAGGCAATCCTGTGGTTTATGCTCCAGAAGGTTGGCGTCATGACATCATGTTGCTGAATCTTTCAAGAGAAGTAACAAATGTCCCACTTGCTCCACTACCAGACTGCAGTAATCGCCCTAAAAA AGACGATGTTGTTCAGCTGGCAGGAGAAGGAACAACGACAACCGGCCCCAATAATCGGCATT TATCCAATACTGCTGCTGCACCACATCTTCAGTGTGTCGACATGAATGTTGTTCAGGTTAAAAATTCCCTGCTGCCATATTTGCGTGtattctctgcttcagcaccGAATAAGGATGCATGTTAT ggTGATGCTGGTTCAGCAGTGGTGTTCAACGGCATGATTTATGGTGTGATTTCTCCAGGTTTACCAGTCTATGAATGCGAGAGACCAGTTTTAATCGTAGATGTGTGTGAATACATGGActggataaaaacaacaattggccttaaataa